One window from the genome of Spirosoma rhododendri encodes:
- a CDS encoding DUF2490 domain-containing protein encodes MIRMRYLWLFFAGFLYTATVAAQTVSQPTNTWGTWFIGTVLMPSSPTTHWGGYVEVQARSNGLFDQYFYNELKAGVSYDLDRNVQVMVVGGRYQTNDYQDLSAGPLNLEKRVWEQLSLNQYLNRIRFEHRYRLEQRWFDFRGNTSECRNRFRYRLNLFIPLNTPTIGSGTVFASVYDEIFLNPKGPAFERNRLYGGIGYQFSPRWVGQIGWVNQTNYSPASFNQNQFSPIVSAGKNNLVLSVIYRIIRKGNTAEQLPSQPD; translated from the coding sequence ATGATTCGTATGCGCTACCTCTGGCTTTTCTTCGCTGGCTTCCTGTACACAGCAACCGTTGCTGCGCAGACTGTTTCGCAGCCTACGAATACCTGGGGAACCTGGTTTATCGGGACGGTGCTAATGCCATCTTCGCCCACCACGCACTGGGGTGGTTACGTAGAGGTTCAGGCCCGCTCCAACGGCTTGTTTGACCAGTATTTCTATAACGAACTAAAAGCTGGTGTCAGCTACGACCTTGACCGCAACGTGCAGGTGATGGTAGTGGGTGGACGCTACCAGACCAACGATTATCAGGATCTGTCAGCAGGGCCGTTAAACCTGGAGAAACGCGTCTGGGAGCAACTATCTCTGAATCAATACCTCAACCGGATTCGGTTTGAGCACCGCTACCGGCTGGAGCAGCGCTGGTTCGACTTTCGGGGCAACACATCGGAGTGCCGCAATCGATTCCGCTACCGGCTGAACCTGTTCATTCCGCTCAACACCCCGACTATTGGCTCGGGTACGGTATTCGCGTCGGTGTACGACGAGATTTTTCTGAACCCAAAGGGACCAGCCTTCGAGCGAAACCGGCTATACGGTGGGATTGGCTACCAGTTCAGTCCGCGTTGGGTGGGGCAGATCGGTTGGGTCAATCAGACGAACTACAGCCCGGCATCCTTCAACCAGAATCAATTCTCCCCCATTGTCTCGGCGGGTAAAAACAACCTTGTCCTGTCGGTCATCTACCGCATCATCCGCAAAGGCAACACCGCCGAACAACTCCCCTCCCAGCCGGACTGA
- a CDS encoding T9SS type A sorting domain-containing protein has product MRSNLLSRILLAGCFLLSGQLVGQSILPTPISDPICLGTSVAVPFTPQGRFAANNVFTVQLRNAYTSEIVLTSASVTASPAQIQVPASLTAYTDAARYQYRIVSSNPAVIGDWQRFGPVQSTASVTLAGSPVPQVNPGQPYDLRFTTVGSSPVSVTLSDGSRYTLTNCCSDSFEQRVKINPQASGTYTIRAVQNSCGLGKSTGTASVSVNAASFKTVSVTPETVCTGGTISVAYAQTGTAFSSGTTFKIRLTTSNPFSQSYTTAGRSYDLDATPVVGGLKATIPASVSADATTAYFVQVVAGDLVSDPGTATVRVSSGITAQITTPSTAINIGQTVPLRLLLTGRGPAEVVLNDSLSVPVSDFGTATNEAMIQVRPLQTTTFRVTRVQSVCGTQVVTGATGPTISVRPGIAIDSLPGSGFVRGPVCEGQSVSLPVRLNFTPTTDTQVFVEFRYGTAGDVIKFTPATVQTGNKLVFTVPELPSDTANFFGRRQYGIRVLTLNPTTASVADPNYVLAVSTTPRPIFAATDRQTTLAKPGTATVRIQRVGGGPYELKLSDGQVLFNNCLDCDDVNATIYASQTKTVRILYAQNGCGRIDNPASGTATLTVQNPATTGIEIDSVEQNKCNSDSIRVFFRTTGLSSQTVVVQATSAGYGAGEGWTTAPIVGRGSGSPLRIKLDDISKIRISGSGQVSNEVRVEVNKKPTAEINYMAPVTAFLFGAEPNTIQPGTAVTLSTIFASGQGPYRTVYTDGTTDYVAPNGGTSVTVTPTQRTTYRLKSISNACGAGTVSGTGITYTPMPFAIKVPAQLTDLYYYSLCAGTTQTIPFIASPAAPAGITYALQLTSRRDSSFTDLTTTTASPFVVTIPASLSTGDYYLRIVAKNTDARTAALLTRISQTPTAVLTSAGSGTTVDAGSAVPLQLALTGSAPWQVQFSDLTMQTFTSAAATYEVRPTAGQTYSIRTVANACGYGTATGSVSVRVKPQLVVANAVSAGKAVCVGSTLPVSLTANGDFATASTVRLALIPQAGGADVALLTVPAASSVMSVSVPAGLSAGSYRLRATTGDGQAETTSQPFALSAPPVYTLSGSTTVNAGGTTFLTLRGPNTNTLTTTYTLSDGYQGSFFTSTGQTGVQVEPLQTTTYTITSISNGCGTGVASGSAVVTVLPATEKTIELTGLGDGFTCSGSSITVLFNTKGSFPTGNTFTLQVSDSTGTTFRNLATAEAVNAIQGTLPADLPAGYGYRLRITSADGTISNTIPSPFTIRTGATATFSAASYTVRSDKVVPLTVNFTGQGPWVYTIQNGSTKQDLQATTSSATIELPFSGTTAFTLTMVSNGCGTGQIGAIPTAQALVITAEEPLVEPAISVYPNPAVDRVQVDLTNWTGGPARLELIDASGRLLSEQTISGASGEVWLNKWPDRLFFLRVSSTRTNFRATYRLLRQAP; this is encoded by the coding sequence ATGCGATCAAATTTACTAAGCCGTATACTACTCGCCGGTTGCTTTTTGCTATCGGGGCAGTTGGTCGGACAATCTATTCTGCCGACACCAATCAGCGACCCGATCTGTCTGGGAACGTCGGTTGCGGTGCCGTTTACCCCGCAGGGGCGGTTTGCTGCCAACAACGTATTCACCGTACAACTGCGGAATGCGTATACCAGCGAGATTGTGCTGACCTCGGCTTCGGTAACCGCCAGCCCGGCGCAGATTCAGGTACCAGCCAGCCTGACGGCCTACACCGACGCGGCCCGGTATCAGTACCGTATCGTCAGCTCAAATCCGGCCGTCATCGGTGACTGGCAGCGATTCGGCCCCGTACAATCAACGGCGTCGGTTACGTTGGCAGGCAGCCCGGTGCCGCAGGTCAACCCCGGCCAGCCGTATGATCTGCGATTCACGACGGTGGGTTCGTCGCCGGTCAGTGTTACGCTCAGCGATGGAAGTCGCTACACACTGACCAACTGCTGTTCGGATTCGTTCGAGCAGCGTGTCAAGATCAACCCACAGGCATCGGGAACGTACACTATTCGGGCCGTACAAAACAGTTGCGGTTTGGGAAAAAGCACCGGTACTGCGTCGGTGTCGGTCAATGCGGCTTCGTTTAAAACCGTATCGGTTACGCCGGAAACCGTCTGCACAGGCGGGACTATTTCGGTTGCGTACGCGCAAACGGGTACCGCATTCAGCAGCGGTACGACTTTCAAAATCCGCCTGACGACGAGCAACCCGTTTTCGCAATCGTACACCACGGCTGGTCGGTCATACGACCTCGATGCTACGCCCGTTGTGGGTGGGCTGAAAGCGACTATTCCGGCCAGTGTCAGCGCGGATGCTACGACGGCTTATTTCGTGCAGGTTGTTGCGGGTGATCTTGTTAGTGATCCCGGTACGGCTACGGTGCGTGTCTCGTCGGGTATCACGGCGCAGATTACGACGCCATCGACCGCGATCAACATTGGGCAAACCGTACCGCTGCGGTTGCTTCTGACGGGTCGGGGACCGGCGGAGGTCGTGTTGAACGACAGCCTGTCGGTTCCTGTCAGCGACTTCGGTACCGCTACCAACGAAGCGATGATTCAGGTACGCCCGCTGCAAACGACAACCTTTCGCGTCACGCGGGTGCAGAGCGTGTGCGGTACGCAGGTCGTGACCGGCGCAACGGGGCCGACGATTAGCGTACGGCCGGGCATTGCCATAGACTCTCTGCCGGGGTCGGGTTTTGTGCGTGGGCCAGTATGCGAAGGGCAATCGGTTTCGCTGCCCGTCCGGTTGAATTTCACCCCCACAACCGATACACAGGTGTTTGTCGAATTTCGGTACGGCACCGCCGGAGACGTTATCAAGTTTACCCCGGCTACCGTACAGACCGGTAATAAGCTGGTGTTTACGGTGCCGGAGCTACCGTCTGACACGGCCAATTTTTTCGGGCGTCGGCAGTACGGTATACGCGTGCTGACGCTTAACCCAACAACCGCCAGCGTTGCCGATCCGAACTACGTGTTGGCCGTCAGTACCACACCCCGGCCAATTTTCGCTGCGACCGATCGGCAAACTACGCTGGCCAAACCCGGTACGGCTACCGTACGGATTCAGCGCGTAGGCGGTGGCCCGTACGAACTGAAGCTGTCAGACGGGCAGGTACTTTTCAACAACTGCCTGGATTGCGACGATGTCAACGCAACGATCTACGCCAGCCAGACAAAAACGGTGCGGATACTGTACGCGCAGAACGGTTGCGGACGAATTGACAACCCAGCCTCGGGAACGGCCACGCTGACCGTGCAGAACCCGGCCACGACGGGTATAGAAATCGATTCGGTCGAACAGAACAAATGTAATTCCGACAGTATCCGGGTGTTTTTTCGCACAACGGGCCTGAGTTCGCAGACTGTGGTCGTACAGGCTACGTCGGCGGGGTACGGCGCGGGCGAAGGCTGGACTACCGCACCGATCGTCGGGCGGGGTAGCGGTAGCCCGCTGCGGATCAAACTGGACGACATCAGTAAAATCCGCATCAGCGGGAGTGGACAGGTCAGCAACGAGGTTCGGGTCGAGGTAAACAAGAAGCCGACGGCCGAAATCAACTACATGGCACCCGTCACGGCGTTCTTGTTCGGAGCCGAGCCGAACACCATCCAGCCCGGTACGGCCGTAACGTTGAGTACCATCTTCGCGTCGGGCCAGGGACCGTACCGCACCGTGTATACTGATGGGACGACGGATTACGTAGCGCCGAACGGAGGGACGAGTGTTACTGTAACGCCTACGCAACGCACGACCTATCGGCTCAAATCAATTTCAAACGCGTGCGGTGCCGGTACCGTGTCGGGCACCGGGATTACGTACACCCCCATGCCATTCGCGATCAAAGTGCCGGCGCAACTCACCGACCTGTACTACTATTCGCTCTGTGCTGGTACCACGCAGACGATTCCGTTCATCGCCAGTCCGGCGGCACCGGCGGGCATTACGTACGCGCTGCAACTGACCTCGCGCCGTGACTCATCGTTCACAGACCTGACCACCACGACCGCATCGCCCTTTGTCGTGACCATCCCGGCGTCCCTGTCGACGGGTGATTACTACCTGCGAATTGTTGCCAAAAACACCGACGCCCGCACCGCTGCCCTGCTGACCCGTATATCGCAAACGCCAACGGCCGTGCTGACCAGTGCGGGCAGCGGAACGACGGTCGATGCGGGGAGCGCGGTTCCGTTACAACTTGCGCTGACGGGTTCGGCACCGTGGCAGGTGCAGTTTTCAGACCTGACTATGCAGACGTTTACCAGTGCAGCGGCTACCTACGAGGTGCGCCCAACGGCCGGACAAACGTACAGCATTCGTACGGTGGCCAACGCGTGTGGGTACGGCACGGCTACCGGTAGTGTCAGTGTGCGGGTGAAACCGCAGTTAGTCGTGGCAAATGCTGTGTCGGCGGGGAAAGCGGTTTGCGTAGGTAGTACGCTGCCCGTTTCGCTCACGGCCAATGGCGACTTTGCCACCGCTTCGACCGTTCGGCTGGCTCTGATTCCGCAAGCTGGCGGTGCCGATGTTGCCTTGCTGACGGTACCGGCCGCCAGTAGTGTTATGTCCGTATCGGTTCCGGCGGGTTTGTCGGCGGGTTCGTATCGGCTGCGGGCAACAACGGGCGACGGGCAGGCAGAAACGACCAGCCAGCCGTTTGCGCTCAGCGCCCCCCCGGTATACACGCTGTCGGGCAGCACAACGGTCAACGCGGGCGGAACGACATTCCTGACCCTGCGCGGGCCAAACACCAATACGCTGACAACGACATACACGCTTTCGGACGGGTATCAGGGTAGTTTCTTCACCAGCACCGGGCAGACGGGCGTACAGGTTGAACCGCTACAAACGACAACCTACACCATTACGTCGATCAGCAACGGATGCGGCACCGGAGTCGCATCCGGCAGCGCGGTCGTGACTGTATTGCCAGCCACCGAAAAAACCATCGAACTGACGGGGCTGGGCGACGGCTTTACTTGCTCCGGCTCGTCGATAACTGTGCTGTTCAACACAAAAGGCAGCTTCCCCACCGGCAATACGTTTACACTCCAGGTATCGGATTCGACGGGCACGACATTTCGAAATCTGGCCACCGCAGAAGCGGTTAACGCTATTCAGGGAACGCTTCCGGCAGACCTGCCCGCCGGGTATGGTTATCGCCTGCGGATCACCTCGGCGGATGGTACGATCAGCAACACCATCCCGTCGCCGTTCACCATCCGCACCGGCGCAACGGCTACCTTCAGCGCGGCTTCCTACACCGTACGATCGGACAAGGTTGTACCGCTGACCGTAAACTTTACCGGGCAGGGGCCGTGGGTTTACACCATCCAGAACGGGTCGACAAAGCAGGATTTGCAGGCGACGACCAGTTCAGCCACGATCGAGTTACCGTTCTCCGGTACTACGGCCTTTACGCTGACAATGGTAAGCAACGGCTGCGGTACCGGGCAGATTGGCGCTATCCCGACCGCGCAGGCACTGGTCATTACGGCCGAAGAACCACTTGTAGAGCCCGCGATCAGCGTTTATCCCAACCCTGCCGTCGACCGTGTGCAGGTTGATCTGACGAACTGGACGGGTGGCCCCGCCCGGCTGGAACTGATCGATGCGAGCGGACGACTGCTGAGTGAACAAACGATTAGCGGGGCATCGGGTGAGGTATGGCTGAACAAGTGGCCCGATCGGCTGTTTTTTCTACGAGTCAGCAGCACCCGTACCAACTTCCGGGCGACGTACCGGCTCCTGCGGCAGGCTCCCTAA
- a CDS encoding pyridoxal phosphate-dependent aminotransferase, with amino-acid sequence MIIPLAHRADQTQEYYFSVKLAEVRQLLAQGHDVINIGIGNPDMAPSTATLDALTASARQPTAHGYQSYKGTPALRQAIARFYAHTYGVTLDPETELLPLIGSKEGITHLSLTFLNEGDGVLVPELGYPAYRAVSQMVGAQVQEYPLLEHAGWQPDWAQMAELVQPAGSPNPTKLLWLNYPHMPTGAPATKALFEQAVRFAHDHKILLCHDNPYSLILNTKAPISLLSVDGAKDVAVELNSLSKSHNMAGWRMGWLAGAKPYIDAVLTIKSNVDSGQFKPLMDAATEALANSDDWHRDRNAVYQGRLSAVHALLDTLGCTYATDQEGLFIWAKLPDSVESAAALVDQLLYEKHIFIAPGFIFGPKGERYIRISLCVPKERIEEAVNRLRA; translated from the coding sequence ATGATTATCCCACTGGCGCACCGCGCCGACCAAACGCAGGAATACTATTTTTCGGTGAAGCTGGCCGAAGTACGGCAATTACTGGCGCAGGGCCACGACGTAATCAATATCGGCATCGGCAACCCCGACATGGCCCCGTCGACCGCAACGCTCGACGCTCTGACGGCGTCGGCCCGGCAACCCACCGCCCACGGATACCAGTCGTATAAGGGCACGCCCGCCCTGCGGCAGGCCATTGCCCGGTTCTACGCACATACCTACGGCGTAACCCTCGACCCCGAAACGGAATTACTGCCCTTAATCGGGTCGAAAGAAGGCATAACGCACCTTTCGCTGACGTTTTTGAACGAGGGCGACGGCGTACTGGTACCCGAACTGGGCTACCCGGCCTACCGCGCCGTGAGTCAGATGGTGGGGGCGCAGGTGCAGGAATACCCGCTGCTCGAACACGCGGGCTGGCAACCCGACTGGGCGCAGATGGCCGAACTGGTGCAACCCGCCGGTTCGCCAAACCCGACCAAGCTGCTGTGGCTCAACTATCCGCACATGCCAACCGGCGCACCGGCCACCAAAGCGTTGTTTGAGCAGGCCGTTCGTTTTGCGCACGACCACAAAATCCTGCTGTGTCACGACAATCCGTACAGCCTGATTCTGAATACGAAAGCCCCGATCAGCCTGCTGTCGGTCGACGGCGCAAAAGACGTGGCGGTTGAGTTGAATTCGCTGAGCAAGTCGCACAACATGGCGGGCTGGCGCATGGGCTGGCTGGCCGGTGCCAAACCGTATATCGATGCCGTGCTGACCATCAAAAGCAACGTCGATTCGGGGCAGTTTAAGCCGTTGATGGATGCCGCCACCGAAGCCCTCGCTAACTCCGACGACTGGCACCGCGACCGCAACGCCGTCTATCAGGGTCGGCTCAGCGCGGTTCACGCCCTGCTCGACACGCTCGGCTGTACCTACGCCACCGATCAAGAAGGGTTGTTTATCTGGGCCAAACTGCCGGATTCGGTCGAGTCAGCCGCAGCCCTTGTCGACCAGCTACTGTACGAAAAACATATTTTCATTGCTCCTGGCTTCATCTTTGGCCCCAAAGGCGAACGGTACATCCGTATTTCGCTTTGTGTTCCGAAAGAACGTATTGAAGAAGCCGTTAACCGATTACGCGCATGA
- a CDS encoding prephenate dehydrogenase yields the protein MTVSIIGIGLLGGSFALILREKYPKMRFIGVDTSVVNGQLALAKGIVDEVLPLNEAVAQSELVVLATPVNVLMNLLPTILDQLPESATVVDLGSTKGLICDVADAHPRRSQFVAAHPMAGTENSGPGAAFRDLLPGKNLIICDRQKSNADSLALVESLFRDAGMRLFYMTPKEHDLHLAYVSHLSHISAFALGLTVLEKEKDEQAIFDMASTGFSSTVRLAKSSPQMWAPIFDQNRANVSDALAAYIDFLQQFKKVIDAQDVPASLEFMQQANVIRRVLDGIEKK from the coding sequence ATGACCGTTTCCATCATTGGTATTGGCTTGCTGGGCGGCTCCTTCGCCCTGATTCTTCGCGAGAAATACCCCAAAATGCGGTTTATCGGCGTCGATACGTCGGTTGTCAATGGGCAGCTGGCGCTGGCGAAAGGAATTGTCGATGAGGTGCTGCCGCTGAACGAAGCCGTTGCTCAAAGCGAGCTGGTGGTGCTGGCAACGCCCGTCAACGTGTTGATGAACCTGCTGCCAACGATCCTCGACCAGTTGCCCGAATCGGCCACGGTCGTTGATCTGGGGTCGACCAAAGGGCTGATCTGCGACGTAGCCGACGCGCACCCGCGCCGGAGTCAGTTCGTAGCCGCGCACCCGATGGCAGGTACGGAAAATTCCGGTCCCGGTGCCGCCTTCCGCGATCTGCTACCCGGCAAAAACCTCATCATCTGCGACCGGCAGAAAAGCAATGCCGACAGTCTGGCGCTGGTCGAAAGTTTGTTCCGCGATGCGGGCATGCGGCTGTTCTACATGACACCGAAGGAGCACGACCTGCACCTGGCCTACGTATCGCACCTGAGCCACATCAGTGCGTTTGCGCTGGGGCTGACGGTGCTGGAAAAGGAAAAAGATGAGCAGGCCATTTTCGACATGGCGAGTACGGGCTTCAGCAGCACCGTCCGGCTGGCGAAAAGCTCCCCGCAGATGTGGGCCCCCATTTTCGATCAGAACCGCGCCAACGTTTCCGACGCCCTGGCCGCGTACATCGACTTTCTCCAGCAATTCAAAAAAGTCATCGACGCGCAGGATGTCCCCGCTTCGCTGGAATTCATGCAGCAGGCCAACGTCATTCGGCGGGTGCTGGATGGGATTGAGAAGAAGTGA
- a CDS encoding T9SS type A sorting domain-containing protein, translating into MRKLLPVFLLVLTAALAQAQTEEAIQRVSVTPSEQTGQSYKPWLNDNVNDLIAKVWQGNMKYIDVTLKLGKTAKITRLSLYDYEDVFTAQPAELYALNGTKKTLIGTFDGREYMKWVEMKASTPLQADAIVVRKFGNNFPQKIKVFGISVAPAPVITTPAPVTTSPPATTVGTPISTTPVAGTVAQAPKIPVDASRWYQVNNVSNGLGGLFDGRTDQAVNTGWGKILTNYDAYYPLNSGETMVIERVRFYDGPGTNVDAPLTLSVITDDWKRVQIAQFTGTQYNAWVGPDPNQPTDYNVKTIVKNARYLVINTSGAYPNELELYGTYSAPISAQRISARAASPLAQQFGVNAFEWNIEDARSPWQVDEPSVKAVKNFSAIRHYMDWEKLESARGEYTFNPTLSGSWNYDAIYERMKAEHIEVLACLKTIPKWMENTYPDGQRDYENIPTVYGRDLSKPASYIEQAQAGFQYMARYGYNKSVDPSLVKVSSVKSWAGVNTVKIGLGLIKYIECDNERDKTWKGRKAYQSAREYAANLSAFYDGHKGTLGAGVGVKNADPSVKVVIGGIASSSTDYVRAMIDWCKEFRGYKADGSVNLCWDVINQHLYSNDSKSSQDGGGSRGAAPELSGTGEQAAAFVAIGQQYNMPVWITEAGYDLNQGSPFRAMPIGGKTAEQTQADWILRTALMYSRVGIDRLFFYQMHDDNAAVPVQFYSMGLINDNKSRKPAADYLYQVNNLLGAYTYKETLNSDPLVDRYELSSNGQTRQAYMLVVPDERGRTATYDLSVGSGMAVKLYTPKIGSDEMSVTTLLPGSNGKVRVSVSETPVFVLTTPATGGRTAVEVVEPALGSLQVFPNPTSDYVELTIDNDDSRPVTALLYDASTGRVQKQTDFAKPAKQLRERIDISTLPVGMYMLDVRQGAERAVRKVIKVQ; encoded by the coding sequence ATGAGAAAATTACTACCTGTTTTTCTACTAGTACTTACAGCAGCGCTGGCTCAGGCACAAACAGAGGAAGCGATACAGCGCGTGTCGGTAACGCCCAGCGAGCAGACAGGGCAGAGCTATAAACCCTGGCTGAACGACAACGTAAATGACCTGATCGCTAAAGTGTGGCAGGGCAATATGAAATACATCGACGTGACGCTCAAACTGGGTAAAACCGCCAAAATCACGCGGCTGTCACTGTACGATTACGAGGATGTGTTTACCGCCCAGCCCGCCGAATTGTACGCGCTCAACGGAACGAAGAAAACCCTGATCGGTACGTTCGACGGGCGGGAGTACATGAAGTGGGTAGAGATGAAAGCATCGACCCCGTTACAGGCTGACGCCATTGTCGTACGGAAGTTTGGCAATAATTTTCCGCAGAAAATCAAAGTGTTTGGCATAAGTGTTGCGCCCGCGCCCGTCATCACTACCCCTGCCCCGGTAACGACTTCACCGCCAGCAACAACTGTAGGGACGCCCATCTCCACGACGCCCGTTGCTGGAACCGTAGCGCAGGCCCCAAAAATACCCGTTGATGCCAGTCGCTGGTATCAGGTCAACAACGTCAGCAACGGGCTTGGCGGTTTGTTCGATGGCCGCACGGATCAGGCCGTCAACACCGGCTGGGGAAAAATCCTGACCAACTACGACGCGTACTACCCGTTGAATTCGGGAGAAACGATGGTTATCGAGCGGGTGCGGTTCTACGACGGGCCGGGTACGAACGTCGATGCCCCGCTGACGCTGTCGGTGATTACCGACGACTGGAAGCGTGTTCAGATTGCCCAGTTTACCGGTACGCAGTATAACGCCTGGGTCGGCCCGGACCCCAATCAGCCCACCGATTACAATGTCAAAACGATTGTAAAGAACGCGCGCTACCTGGTCATCAACACGTCGGGCGCTTATCCCAACGAGCTGGAACTGTACGGTACGTATTCGGCACCGATCAGTGCCCAGCGCATATCGGCGCGGGCCGCATCGCCCCTGGCGCAGCAGTTTGGCGTAAACGCGTTTGAATGGAATATCGAAGACGCCCGGTCGCCCTGGCAGGTGGATGAGCCAAGCGTGAAGGCGGTGAAAAACTTTTCGGCCATCCGGCACTATATGGATTGGGAAAAGCTGGAGTCGGCGCGGGGCGAGTACACCTTCAACCCGACGCTGAGCGGCAGCTGGAACTACGACGCCATCTACGAGCGGATGAAGGCCGAACATATAGAGGTGCTGGCCTGCCTGAAAACGATTCCGAAATGGATGGAAAACACCTACCCCGACGGGCAGCGTGACTACGAAAATATTCCAACCGTCTATGGGCGGGACCTGAGCAAACCGGCGTCGTACATCGAGCAGGCGCAGGCTGGTTTTCAGTACATGGCGCGCTATGGCTACAACAAGTCGGTCGATCCGTCACTGGTTAAGGTAAGCAGTGTAAAGTCATGGGCTGGCGTCAACACCGTTAAGATCGGGCTGGGGCTGATTAAGTACATCGAGTGCGACAACGAGCGCGACAAAACCTGGAAAGGCCGGAAGGCGTATCAATCGGCCCGGGAATATGCCGCGAACCTGTCGGCGTTCTACGACGGGCATAAGGGCACGCTGGGTGCGGGTGTTGGCGTCAAGAATGCGGATCCGTCGGTGAAGGTAGTTATTGGTGGAATCGCTTCGTCGTCAACGGATTACGTACGCGCCATGATCGACTGGTGCAAGGAGTTCCGGGGTTACAAGGCCGATGGGTCGGTGAACCTGTGCTGGGATGTTATCAATCAGCACCTGTATTCCAACGACAGCAAATCGTCTCAGGATGGTGGCGGATCGCGCGGGGCCGCTCCCGAACTGTCGGGCACGGGCGAGCAGGCGGCTGCGTTCGTGGCTATCGGTCAGCAGTACAATATGCCAGTTTGGATTACCGAAGCGGGCTACGATCTGAATCAGGGCAGTCCGTTCCGGGCGATGCCGATCGGCGGTAAAACTGCCGAGCAAACGCAGGCCGACTGGATACTGCGTACGGCACTGATGTATAGTCGGGTAGGTATCGATCGGTTGTTTTTCTACCAGATGCACGACGACAACGCGGCCGTTCCGGTTCAGTTCTACTCGATGGGGCTCATCAACGACAACAAATCCCGCAAGCCAGCCGCCGACTATCTGTATCAGGTCAACAACCTGCTGGGAGCATACACCTACAAGGAAACACTCAACAGCGACCCACTGGTTGACCGCTACGAGCTGAGCAGCAACGGACAAACCCGGCAGGCATATATGCTGGTTGTTCCCGATGAGCGCGGCCGCACGGCTACCTACGACCTATCGGTTGGCAGTGGCATGGCGGTGAAGCTGTATACGCCGAAGATTGGCAGCGATGAGATGAGTGTAACGACATTGCTGCCGGGCAGTAACGGCAAGGTACGGGTGTCGGTGAGTGAAACGCCGGTATTCGTACTGACGACACCGGCAACGGGGGGGCGGACGGCGGTCGAAGTCGTTGAACCGGCACTGGGTTCGCTACAGGTGTTCCCAAACCCTACAAGCGATTACGTTGAACTGACGATTGACAACGACGACAGCCGTCCCGTAACGGCCCTGCTCTACGACGCATCGACCGGACGCGTACAGAAGCAAACCGATTTCGCCAAGCCAGCGAAACAGCTGCGCGAACGCATCGACATCAGCACGCTGCCTGTCGGGATGTACATGCTCGACGTTCGACAGGGTGCAGAACGGGCCGTTCGGAAGGTGATTAAGGTGCAGTAG
- a CDS encoding aldo/keto reductase translates to MQANTAQPALDAGTITLGGDLTVNRMAYGAMRITGDGIWGPPKNHDEAIRVLKRALELGINFIDTADSYGPYVSEELIAEALHPYPDGLIIGTKGGLLRTGPNQWPVDGSRKHLEEALNGSLKRLKLERIDLYQLHRFDDKVPAEEFLGFLQEAQQAGKIRHIGLSEVGVDQIRQAQQYFEVVSVQNMYNFGQQKWNDVLKFCEEEEIAFIPWYPLASGNLSAENAISKVAQRHGATDYQVALAWLLAASPVMLPIAGTSSVKHLEENVLGATLKLTDEDFQDMPLPK, encoded by the coding sequence ATGCAAGCCAACACAGCACAGCCTGCGCTCGACGCGGGTACAATCACATTGGGTGGCGACCTGACCGTTAACCGGATGGCCTACGGTGCCATGCGTATCACCGGCGACGGTATCTGGGGTCCGCCGAAGAACCACGACGAAGCGATACGGGTACTGAAGCGGGCGCTCGAACTGGGCATTAACTTTATCGACACCGCCGACAGCTACGGCCCTTATGTATCGGAAGAGTTGATCGCGGAGGCACTCCACCCCTACCCCGATGGGCTGATTATCGGTACGAAAGGCGGGCTGTTGCGTACCGGCCCGAATCAGTGGCCAGTCGACGGTAGCCGCAAGCATCTGGAAGAAGCCCTGAACGGTAGCCTGAAACGCCTGAAACTGGAGCGTATCGACCTGTACCAGCTTCACCGCTTCGACGATAAAGTACCAGCGGAAGAGTTTCTCGGTTTCTTGCAGGAAGCGCAGCAGGCGGGTAAAATCCGACACATTGGTTTGTCGGAAGTTGGCGTCGACCAGATTCGGCAGGCGCAGCAGTATTTCGAAGTGGTATCGGTGCAGAACATGTACAACTTCGGCCAGCAGAAGTGGAATGATGTGCTGAAATTCTGCGAGGAAGAGGAAATCGCCTTTATCCCGTGGTATCCGCTGGCGAGTGGTAATCTGAGTGCCGAAAACGCCATCAGCAAAGTAGCTCAGCGGCACGGCGCTACCGATTATCAGGTGGCGCTGGCGTGGTTGCTGGCCGCATCGCCGGTGATGCTGCCCATCGCCGGAACATCATCGGTGAAGCACCTCGAAGAGAATGTGCTGGGCGCAACGCTCAAACTAACCGACGAAGATTTTCAGGATATGCCGTTACCGAAGTAA